A region of the Clostridia bacterium genome:
GAAAGACCGCAGGTTTATATTGAAGACGGCAAGCCGAAAGTGCTTTGCTGTGCCGTTGCGGAGGACCCGGAATGGAAAATAACCTACAACATCCAGATTCCGCTGGATTTTGAATAATACTTTTGGAGGAACCGAATGGCAAACGGACAGGAAAACATCAGAAATTTTTGCATCATTGCCCACATCGACCATGGCAAATCCACGCTGGCTGACCGCCTGCTGGAAGAAACGGGTGTGTTAACCGCCCGTGAAATGGAAGAGCAAATCTTAGACAATATGGATTTAGAGCGAGAGCGCGGGATTACCATCAAGGCCCGCGCTGTTCGGCTTGTTTATAAGGCGGATGACGGCAAAGAATATCTTTTAAACTTAATCGACACCCCCGGACATGTGGACTTCGGCTACGAAGTATCCCGTTCTCTTGCGGCATGCGAAGGAGCAATTTTAGTCGTGGATGCGGCTCAGGGAATTGAAGCGCAAACCCTTGCCAACACCTATCTTGCTTTGGAACACGATTTGGAATTGGTGCCGGTTATCAACAAAATAGACTTACCCTCGGCACGTCCCGATTATGTAAAAAATGAAATTGAGGACATCATCGGCATTGAAGCCCAGGACGCACCGCTCATTTCCGCAAAGCAGGGCATCAACATCCATGAGGTGTTGGAAAAGGTGGTGTCGGGCATCCCTGCCCCAAAAGGCGACCCCGAAAAGCCTTTGCAGGCGTTGATTTTTGACTCGTATTACGATTCATACAAAGGCGTAATTGTGTATGTCCGCGTAAAAGAAGGCTCTGTAAAGCCGGGCATGAAAATCCGCTTTATGGCAACCAATAAAGAGTTTGAAGTGGTGGAAACAGGCTACATGAAGCCTCAGGGCTTAGTGCCTGCAGACAGCCTTTCCTGCGGTGAGGTAGGTTATATTGCTGCCTCTATCAAAAACGTAAAGGATACCCAGGTAGGCGACACCGTAACCAACGCAAACAAGCCTGCATCCGAGCCGCTTCCCGGCTATCGCAAGGTTAACCCGATGGTTTTTTGCGGTATCTATCCTGCAGACGGCGCCAAGTACGGTGACCTGCGCGATGCTTTGGAAAAACTGCAGTTAAACGATGCGGCACTCATTTTTGAAGCCGAAACCTCCCAGGCATTAGGCTTTGGTTTCCGATGCGGTTTCTTGGGACTTTTGCATATGGAAATCATTCAGGAGCGGTTAGAGCGTGAGTTCAACTTAGACTTAGTGACCACCGCCCCCAGTGTAATTTATAAAATCATCAAAACCAACGGTGAGGTTATGAATCTGGATAACCCCACAAACATGCCCTCACCCACCGAAATTGAGTATATGGAAGAGCCCATTGTAACCGCCTCCATTATGATGCCTGCCGAATACATGGGCAACATCATGGAGCTTTGTCAGGAGCGCAGAGGCGTGTATTTAAACACCGAATACATTGACTCCGACCGTGTAACCCTGACCTATGAGATGCCCCTCAACGAAATCATTTACGACTTTTTCGATGCATTAAAATCCCGCACCAAGGGCTATGCGTCCTTTGACTATGAATGGAAGGGCTATCAGCGCTCCAATCTGGTAAAACTGGATATCTGGTTAAACGGTGAGGTGGTAGACGCTCTCTCGTTTATCATCCATTCCGAAAAGGCTTATGCAAGAGCCAGAAAAATTGCAGAAAAATTAAAGGAAGAAATCCCGCGCCAGCTGTTTGAAATTCCCATTCAGGCAGCAATCGGCAACAAAATCATCGCCAGAGAGACCGTTAAAGCCATGCGCAAAGACGTATTGGCAAAATGCTACGGCGGTGACATTACCCGTAAGAAAAAACTGCTTGAAAAGCAGAAAGAGGGTAAAAAGAGAATGCGTCAGGTCGGCTCTGTAGAAGTGCCTCAGGAAGCATTCATGGCAGTACTGAAATTAGATTAAAAAAGGAGGCGTACCATGCAGGACATTGGTTTATACATTCATATTCCCTTTTGCTTGCAAAAGTGCGCCTACTGCGATTTTTTGTCCTTTGGCGACCACACCCAAAAGGAAACTTATATGAAAGCTCTTTACAAAGAGCTTTCTTCTTTACAAGACCTTTGTAAAGACAAAACCGTTTCTACCGTCTATATCGGAGGCGGCACGCCTACGGTGCTTGAAACTTCCGAATTGGAACAGCTTTTGGAAGCGGTACACGCCTTTCCTTTAACTCCCGATGCGGAAATTACCGTTGAAGCCAATCCCGAAACGGTAAGCCTGCCTAAAATGCGTGCCTTAAAGAAAGGCGGTGTCAACCGCATCAGCCTTGGCGTGCAGGCAATGGACGACGAAATTTTACAGAAAATCAACCGTCCGCACAACGTGCTTAAAGTACTGGAAAGCTATGCAGCCCTTACCATCGCAGGCTTTACCAACATCAGCTACGATTTGATTTTCAACCTGCCCGACCAGTCCCAAGAATGCTTTTTAAACGGTCTGCAGATGCTTTTAAAGCTAAATCCTAAGCACATTTCGCTCTACAGCCTGCAGTTGGAAGAAGGCACACCCCTTTTTGAAAAGCAGGACAGCTACCTCTTTTTAGAAGAGGATGCCGAGCGGGAAACCTATCATAAAGCCCGTGCCATTTTAGCTGAAAACGGCATTTTTCAGTACGAAACCTCGAATTTTTCATTGCCGGGCTTTGAATCCAAGCACAACAACCGCTACTGGGAGGGCAAAGAATATTTGGGCGCAGGACTTGGCGCGTCCTCGTATTTTGAGGGTGTCCGCTATGAAAATCCTTTGGATTTTGATGCCTATTTTGCCCATTGCGAACATTTTTTCCCCCTGCACACAAAAGGCACTCCCCTTTCGGATGCCGAACGGCAAAGCGAGTTTTTCTTCTTAGGCTTACGCAAAACAAAAGGCGTGTCCCTTTCGGATTTTGAGAAAAGGTTTGGGCAGAGCGCCGAATCGGTATACGGAAACGCGATTGAAAAGCACTTAAAAAACGGACTATTAGAGCAAACGGACGACAACCTCCGCTTAACTGAAAAAGGCATAGACCTTGCGAATCAAGTCTTTCAGGACTTCATATAAAAGCAACACCGTGTCAATGACACGGTGTTATTTTTATATGTTGTTTTTATTCTGCTGTTTGTTCTGTTGTTTCGGTCGCTTCGTGCTTTGGCTCTTCCGTCTTTAAGGAAGAAATCATCTGCACCGAATATTTGCCGTCCTCGCACAAAAGCTCCAAAACTGCCTTGTCGCTTAAATAAAATGCACCCGAAAAGGAAATTTCCTTTTCTGCTTCGTCTGTTGCTACCACCGTGAATTTTTCGTTTGCAGGGGCTTGTAATGCCACCGAAACCTCTGCACTCGGCATCAGCTCACCGGCTAAAGCCACAGGCATATCGTAATCACCACTGCCCGACTTCAATTCAACGGTATAAAAAGGCATCTGGGTTTCATTCTGAATGCGAAGTGCATAGGTCTTTTTGTCCGCATCCTTTTTCGGTTTCACTTTCTTTACCGGCTCCTGTGCCAGAGAATCCAGAATGCGGATTTGCTCGTCCATCTGCTGAATCAGCTTCTTCACGTCCTTTTTGCTGTAATCATCAAATTTCGCATCTATCACTCTGCCTGCAGAACGGTACACCTTCCCCGCCTCTTCATAAAGCTTTACCGCAGAATCATCAGACACCGCCACAAACGGTGCCGCTTCATCATACACCTGTTCAAGCTCCTCAAATGTTTTAATTGCATCGGCAATCGTGCCATCATCTGCGTTACATCCCATAACCCAAAATGCCATAGCGACACAAAACAGTATAAGTACAATTTTTTTCATTTCATAATCCTCCCTTTTTTAAATACCGACAATCAGAAGCAGATACATCAGGGGCAACGTAACAACCGAAAGAGCATGGGAAATCATCGCCATGGACGCACCCGTTTTGGTGTCTCCGCCATATGCCGCAGGATACACAATGGTATTTAAGCCCAAAGGTGTCGCAAAGGCAACCAGAGCCATGATAATAATTTCCCTGCTTGTCCCGAGGGCATAAAGCGCAAGCACCAGCACCGCAGGAATCAAAATCAAGCGGAACGCCGTTACCGCATACACCTTTTTGTTTTGTATCAGCTCTTTAAAATTGTATCCGCCAATCACAACGCCTGCCAGAAGCATAGCAACAGGCCCCTGACATTTGCTGGCATTTCCAAAAGCATTCATTAAAAAGTCCGGCATATACTGCTTTGCATTCATAAGACCTAAAAGGATGCCCAGCACCAACGAAATCATAGGGGGTGTCAGCAAGCCTTTTTTTAAGCTTTGAAGCAAGCCTGCATTCTGTTCCTTAGGCACAAGCACGAACATGCCCCAGCTGTACCCCACCGCAAGCAACGGAAAGGTAAACAGCGAATAGCGGAAGAAAAACGCCTCACCAAACACACCTAAAATAATGAAATTCCCCATAAACCCATAGTTGCCGAAGGTTAAGGCGTATTTAAAAATGTTTCGCTGATAATTGTCCGCCGGGCTGTTTAACCGCTTTGGGATAAACAGACGGGACAGCGGATAGGCAATCAGCACCGCCACCAACACAATCCCGAGTCCGTATAAAAATAAGCTTGCGTTTTCCTTAAAGGTTTCGGGTGTACACTGGGTCATCTGATTGAAAAGAGATAACGCAGGCACAAACGCAAAGGTCTCCAGGCGTGCTAAGGTGATGTGTGCATTATCCGGCACAATCTGCTTTTTCCGAAGCACAAAGCCCACCAGAATCATGGTAAACATCATCAGCATTTGTTTGAGTGTAAGATAAAAAATTTCCATAGATTGTCATTCCTTAACAGTTATTGATCTTTATAAAGCGGTTTAAAGCTTGTCATGTTCTGCCAGAAGAACAAGCGATAGGGATTTTCTGCATCCTGCAAAGGAAGCTCGGTTACTGCCTCTTCAGGGGTGATAAACTGATAATTTACACCGTTTTCTGTGTTTTCTGCCAGAATAATTTTGCCCACATAGTACATGGCATGTCCTAAATCCACCGAAAGCTTGCCGTCGGTTTTGGTAACCTTCGGGGCATCGTAAAGGGGTACGAGCCGAACGCCCACAATACGCATAAATCTCTCTGTGGAGGAAATTTCCATATTCACCGTTTCATTGGCATCCATATCCAGCACACAAAGCTTGTGCCAGCCGAGCGGTGCGGTTTTCTGATTTAACAGATACTCTGTAATTTTGCCCTGTGCATAAACCTCTATCGTCATATTTGCAGAGGCGGTTGTATAGGACGCCGAATAAAATTCAACTGCATATTTACCTTGCTCAGGCGCCTGCAAAGTATATTTCACCTTCACATCTTCCCATTTGATGTTTTCTGAGCCGGTGCCGTCCAGATACGTGTTCTTTACAGGTGTGTTGGAATCCTTCCACACACCGCCTGCATATTCTGCTTTTGTTCTGTCCAGCATAATCTGTCCGCTTACATTTTCATTATTTACAAAAATCGCATGCTTTGCATTCTGGGGTAGTGCAAAAGACGTCATGTCTTTTAACGCCCGTTGCAGAACACTTTCGTTTATCAGCGCATCGGTGTCGTGAATCATAATTAAAGAATCGGAAACTGTTACCCCGTATCCTGCCTTTTTCAGGTCGTCCGCGGTTATATACACAGCATCCTCTTCCACATCCGCCACAATGCCTGCATCTATCTTTAACGCCTGATACGGAATGTAATACACCCCATCCTCATAATACGGCACCACTTGCTCATTGTTTTTTTCAAAGATGTAGGGGCTGTTTTTATACATAAAAATGCAGTTGCTGAGCATAACGCTTACCGCCTCATACACCGCATGTACCTCTTCATCATTGAGACGGAATCTGGATACGCGAAAATGCCCCGTCTGTCCTTCAACAGATTTTAAGGTCACCTTAAGCACTTCTCCTGCGTTTAGACTGTACCGTCCCAAAGAAAGCCACGCATCTGCAGAATTTACCGAGGTATCCAGCTCAACGGTTTTTTGCGTACCGTCGGGCAATTCGATAAGATAGGTTTGCTTTGAAACGTTACCGCCTGAGGGGAGATTCCGCCATTCCAGACGATACTGCCCCGTAAGCTCTGCCGGGATTTCCCAGTAAACCTCTATCGGCTCGCTGTCTTTTGTCAGCGTGGTATAGTAGGCATTCTCCAACAAACCGGATGTTTTCCATCTGCTTTCATCATACCGCACCGCATCGGTCAGAATAAAGTGCGGACCGTTTAAGGGGTCAACACCTCTGTAATTTTCGTATTTACGCACCCCTTCGCTTTCGGGTAGCACCAATCCTTCCTGTCTGTAAAATTCCAGACAATCTATCGAAAGAATTGTCTCTCCGTTCGACGCGGATTCCACCGCCACATAGGCGTAATCTGAAATCTCAATATCGGTAAGCGCAACTTCTGTCCACTTTCCGCCTGCCGAAATGGCTTTATAAGCAATTTCATCACCGTTTTTATCATAAACCACAAGGCGTGCCTTGTTCAATACGCCCGAAGTTTTAAATTTGCCCTTAAAAGTGTATTTGCCGGGCAGCAGATAGTTAAATTCCTGACCTGTAGACAAGCTGTATGGCTCTGCACTCTGGTGAATGTGATAACATATACCTTCCTCGGCACGAGGTGTTTTCTGTACTCCCGAAGCCTCTAAATCCCCTTTCACTTCAAAGCCCGAGGGATATTTGCTCGCTACAGGACGATTGTTCTCAAAATTGCCGTTGCTTAAAAGATTTGTATCCTGAATGGGCAACTGATAATAACGGAAATAATCAAACTGTGAACTGCCGAACAAGCCGTTTTCATCCGCTTTATCAAAATCTACATCGTATGTCCCATCTTCATTTAAAAGCTTTTCCGGTTGTGCAAGCGCAGTCAGCCACATATAAGCCTGACCATACTCCTGCAGGTTTTCCACAGTTCCCCAAAGCTCACCGTTTAAATAGTAATTAATTCTGTCGGGCAACCATTCCATACCCATAACAAACCATTCTTCCGAGCAGTCAAAGGTAAGCTCTTTGCCATTATTTATAATTTCGCCTCTGGTGTGGTCACCCACAAAATAGTGTACGCATTGCGGTATTTTAGGATACTCCCCGTCATCTCTGGAATCAATTTCAAATATGTCAATTTCCATAAAGGTATTATTTACAGGCGCATAGGCAGGTTTAGGTGTCAACGCACCATACCCGTAACCCGAATTCCAGAACGAGGTGTGCAATCCCCTTACACCGCTGTAGGCTTTTGCACGCACTTCATAGTAGCCGTAACGCAGAGTGTGATTGGTAATGATACCACCGCCCGTAAACGCATACTGCTTCGGCGGTTCAGTTTGCTCTGTGTCTGCTTCCGCATTTGTTTCTTCAGCGGGAATTTCCGCATATTTATAATCAATATGCAAAATACCGTTTTCTACGCGGACATTTTCTTTGCGGTTTGTATCACCGCCCCGATAACCCCAGATTTCGGTATTTAACGCATCTCCGTCAAACTCGTCTGCTAAAACCAGCTGATAATCCTCGCGCGGCGGTGCCGCAAAACAATGTGCAGCACAAAAAAGCATCGTACACAATATTAAACTGCAGAAAAAAACTTTTTTCATAAATTCATTCCTTATTACCCCATATATTTCCTCATTTTAATTTTACCAAAATTTCCGAAAAAAGTCAATAAAAAACAAGTCTGAAAACTTTGCATTTTCAGACTTGCTTTCTTGTCTTTCATTAAATTTTCGTATTTTGCAGAAATTCCTGCAACCGCTCGGTTTTGGGATTGGTAAAAATTTCTTCTGCCGTACCCTCTTCCGCAATAACACCCTGGTCCATAAAAATAACTCTGTCCGAAATATTTCTGGCAAACAACATTTCGTGGGTTACAATAATCATGGTAATGCCCTCGTCCGCTAAAGACTTAATAACCTTTAACACTTCATTGGTAATTTCGGGATCAAGTGCAGAGGTCGGCTCGTCAAAAAACAGAATTCTCGGCTTTAATGCCAGCGCACGCGCAATGGATACACGCTGTTTTTGACCGCCCGACAATTCCCAGGGGTAGTTTTTCAGCTTATCCGCAACCCCGACCTTGGTTAAAAGCTCGGTTGCAGTCTTTTCAATCTCTTCAAAAATTTCTTTTTTGTTTTGCTTAAAATCAGGTCTTTCCTTCGCCAGAAGCTTGGGCGCCAACATAACGTTATCTAACACATTATACTGGGGAAACAGATTAAAGTCCTGAAACACCAGACCGAAATTTAACTGTTTTTTACGGATTTCCGCAGGCTTTGCATGCAGTTGATTTTCGCCGTCAAACAGTTCTTCACCGTCTAAGTAAATTTTACCCTTGTCTGCCTTTTCCAAAAAATTGATGCACCGCAAAAGGGTTGTTTTACCGCTTCCCGAAGAACCGATAATAGACAAAACCTCCCCCTCTTCCATAGAAAAGCTTACGTTTTTCAGTACAGAGGTTTTGTCAAAGGATTTCTGTAAATTTTTAATTTCCAATATTTTCATAACACACCTCTTACTTAAAGTAACTGAGTTTCTTTTCTATGTAGCCGAACAACAAGGTTAAAATGCCGCAGAATGCTAAGTAAAATACGCCTGAATAGAACAACGGCCACAAAATATGCTCGCTGTTCATAAAGCGTTTTGCGTTCCAGGTGATTTCGTAAATCATAATGGTGTTTGCAAGGGATGTATCTTTAACAAGGGTTAAAAACTCGTTGCTCATGGGCGGAATGATGCGTTTAACCACCTGCAACAGAATAACCTTAAAAAACACCTGGGTCTTGGTCATGCCCAACACCTGTCCCGCTTCATACTGCCCTTTCGGAATACCCTCAATACCGCCACGGTAAATTTCCGAAAAATAGCAGGAATAGTTTAACACAAACGCCATCATAACCGCAACGAACGTGTCCATGCCGTCAATTCCCAAAAGCCCGGGACCGAAGCCGAACACCACCAGCTGTAACATCAGGGGCGTACCGCGGATAATCCAGATTAAAATTTTAATAGGCCACTTGATTACCGCAATCTTGCTCATAGAGCCAAAAGCGATTAAAAGGCCTAACGGGATTGCCATAAGCAACGTCAGCCCGAATATTTTCAGTGTCATCATCAAGCCTTCCAGCAGGCTGAGTGTAACTGTTATAAACATTGACATTTCCTGTTCTTCCTTTTGTTTTACTTTTTAAAAAGGCAGAATTGCTTCTGCCTTTTTCAATCACTTACTATTCAAGCTTTCTGTTCAATTACAGAGCAAGGTTCAGGCCGTACTTTTCAGCCAATGCATCCAAAGTGCCGTCAGCCTTAAGCTCGTCGATGATGCCGTCAACCTTAGCAGTCAGGTCGGAATCACTTCTGAAGCCGATACCATATTCTTCAGAGGTCAGTTCTACAGCATAGCCCATATCTTCATAAGAAGTACCGTCAGCTGTCATGGATTTAGCCATGGTAATATCAATTACGCAAGCATCAGCCTGACCGCCTGCAACCGCCAGCAATGCATCAGACTGCAAAGCAACGGGCGCATAGTTTGCATCTAAGCCGTTTTCCTTGATTGCGGTTTCACCTGCAGAGCCTGCTTCAGCCGCAAATTTCAGATCCTTCATGCTTTCAGCATCCTTGTACTGTTCAAGCATATCTTCTTTCATAACAACAACCTGTGCATTCTTAACGTATGCCTTGGATACAGCGCAGTTTTTCTTAACTTCGTCCGAAATGGTCATACCGTTCCAGATGCAGTCGATTTTGTTGGAATCTAAGGTTACAAACTTTGTATCCCAGTTGATTTCAATAAATTCCGCTTCAACACCGAGCTTTTCGCAAACTGCTTCAGCAAATTCGGTATCAAAACCGGTGAGCTTGCCGTCTTCCATGTAGTTCATGGGTTCATAAATGGTGTAACCGATGAGCATTTTGCCGTTTTCTTCAATTCTTGCGGTATCGGTTAATTCTTCATTGCCTCCGCAAGCAACAAGACCCAGCATCATGATTGCTGCCAGAGCCAGTACGAGTAATTTTTTCATAATTTTCAAATCCTTTCTGATTTTAGTCTATTGCCATTTTAGCATATTAGCGGACTAAAGTCAATACCTTTTAAAGATTTTTTTCTTAACGAAAATTTTTCGTGCAGATAAAGGTTGCTTTTCATGCCAAAAAAGTGTATAATCATTGTCGGTGGTGATGAAATGATAACCTTATCCAAAATTGCAAAGCTGGCACACGTTTCGGTTTCAACCGTTTCCAAGGCGTTTTCCATGAGTGCCGAGGTCAGCGAAGAAACCCGTGATGCTGTTTTTGATATTGCAAAGCAGTACGGTGTTTTCAAAAAATATTACAGAGCAAAATATCCAAAGCATATTATTGCGGTTATCTGTCCCGAATTTGAGGGCAGAGACTACTCTACCGCACTGACCGCTCTGC
Encoded here:
- the lepA gene encoding translation elongation factor 4, with protein sequence MANGQENIRNFCIIAHIDHGKSTLADRLLEETGVLTAREMEEQILDNMDLERERGITIKARAVRLVYKADDGKEYLLNLIDTPGHVDFGYEVSRSLAACEGAILVVDAAQGIEAQTLANTYLALEHDLELVPVINKIDLPSARPDYVKNEIEDIIGIEAQDAPLISAKQGINIHEVLEKVVSGIPAPKGDPEKPLQALIFDSYYDSYKGVIVYVRVKEGSVKPGMKIRFMATNKEFEVVETGYMKPQGLVPADSLSCGEVGYIAASIKNVKDTQVGDTVTNANKPASEPLPGYRKVNPMVFCGIYPADGAKYGDLRDALEKLQLNDAALIFEAETSQALGFGFRCGFLGLLHMEIIQERLEREFNLDLVTTAPSVIYKIIKTNGEVMNLDNPTNMPSPTEIEYMEEPIVTASIMMPAEYMGNIMELCQERRGVYLNTEYIDSDRVTLTYEMPLNEIIYDFFDALKSRTKGYASFDYEWKGYQRSNLVKLDIWLNGEVVDALSFIIHSEKAYARARKIAEKLKEEIPRQLFEIPIQAAIGNKIIARETVKAMRKDVLAKCYGGDITRKKKLLEKQKEGKKRMRQVGSVEVPQEAFMAVLKLD
- the hemW gene encoding radical SAM family heme chaperone HemW — translated: MQDIGLYIHIPFCLQKCAYCDFLSFGDHTQKETYMKALYKELSSLQDLCKDKTVSTVYIGGGTPTVLETSELEQLLEAVHAFPLTPDAEITVEANPETVSLPKMRALKKGGVNRISLGVQAMDDEILQKINRPHNVLKVLESYAALTIAGFTNISYDLIFNLPDQSQECFLNGLQMLLKLNPKHISLYSLQLEEGTPLFEKQDSYLFLEEDAERETYHKARAILAENGIFQYETSNFSLPGFESKHNNRYWEGKEYLGAGLGASSYFEGVRYENPLDFDAYFAHCEHFFPLHTKGTPLSDAERQSEFFFLGLRKTKGVSLSDFEKRFGQSAESVYGNAIEKHLKNGLLEQTDDNLRLTEKGIDLANQVFQDFI
- a CDS encoding AEC family transporter, which translates into the protein MEIFYLTLKQMLMMFTMILVGFVLRKKQIVPDNAHITLARLETFAFVPALSLFNQMTQCTPETFKENASLFLYGLGIVLVAVLIAYPLSRLFIPKRLNSPADNYQRNIFKYALTFGNYGFMGNFIILGVFGEAFFFRYSLFTFPLLAVGYSWGMFVLVPKEQNAGLLQSLKKGLLTPPMISLVLGILLGLMNAKQYMPDFLMNAFGNASKCQGPVAMLLAGVVIGGYNFKELIQNKKVYAVTAFRLILIPAVLVLALYALGTSREIIIMALVAFATPLGLNTIVYPAAYGGDTKTGASMAMISHALSVVTLPLMYLLLIVGI
- a CDS encoding family 16 glycosylhydrolase translates to MKKVFFCSLILCTMLFCAAHCFAAPPREDYQLVLADEFDGDALNTEIWGYRGGDTNRKENVRVENGILHIDYKYAEIPAEETNAEADTEQTEPPKQYAFTGGGIITNHTLRYGYYEVRAKAYSGVRGLHTSFWNSGYGYGALTPKPAYAPVNNTFMEIDIFEIDSRDDGEYPKIPQCVHYFVGDHTRGEIINNGKELTFDCSEEWFVMGMEWLPDRINYYLNGELWGTVENLQEYGQAYMWLTALAQPEKLLNEDGTYDVDFDKADENGLFGSSQFDYFRYYQLPIQDTNLLSNGNFENNRPVASKYPSGFEVKGDLEASGVQKTPRAEEGICYHIHQSAEPYSLSTGQEFNYLLPGKYTFKGKFKTSGVLNKARLVVYDKNGDEIAYKAISAGGKWTEVALTDIEISDYAYVAVESASNGETILSIDCLEFYRQEGLVLPESEGVRKYENYRGVDPLNGPHFILTDAVRYDESRWKTSGLLENAYYTTLTKDSEPIEVYWEIPAELTGQYRLEWRNLPSGGNVSKQTYLIELPDGTQKTVELDTSVNSADAWLSLGRYSLNAGEVLKVTLKSVEGQTGHFRVSRFRLNDEEVHAVYEAVSVMLSNCIFMYKNSPYIFEKNNEQVVPYYEDGVYYIPYQALKIDAGIVADVEEDAVYITADDLKKAGYGVTVSDSLIMIHDTDALINESVLQRALKDMTSFALPQNAKHAIFVNNENVSGQIMLDRTKAEYAGGVWKDSNTPVKNTYLDGTGSENIKWEDVKVKYTLQAPEQGKYAVEFYSASYTTASANMTIEVYAQGKITEYLLNQKTAPLGWHKLCVLDMDANETVNMEISSTERFMRIVGVRLVPLYDAPKVTKTDGKLSVDLGHAMYYVGKIILAENTENGVNYQFITPEEAVTELPLQDAENPYRLFFWQNMTSFKPLYKDQ
- a CDS encoding amino acid ABC transporter ATP-binding protein, which gives rise to MLEIKNLQKSFDKTSVLKNVSFSMEEGEVLSIIGSSGSGKTTLLRCINFLEKADKGKIYLDGEELFDGENQLHAKPAEIRKKQLNFGLVFQDFNLFPQYNVLDNVMLAPKLLAKERPDFKQNKKEIFEEIEKTATELLTKVGVADKLKNYPWELSGGQKQRVSIARALALKPRILFFDEPTSALDPEITNEVLKVIKSLADEGITMIIVTHEMLFARNISDRVIFMDQGVIAEEGTAEEIFTNPKTERLQEFLQNTKI
- a CDS encoding amino acid ABC transporter permease; its protein translation is MSMFITVTLSLLEGLMMTLKIFGLTLLMAIPLGLLIAFGSMSKIAVIKWPIKILIWIIRGTPLMLQLVVFGFGPGLLGIDGMDTFVAVMMAFVLNYSCYFSEIYRGGIEGIPKGQYEAGQVLGMTKTQVFFKVILLQVVKRIIPPMSNEFLTLVKDTSLANTIMIYEITWNAKRFMNSEHILWPLFYSGVFYLAFCGILTLLFGYIEKKLSYFK
- a CDS encoding transporter substrate-binding domain-containing protein is translated as MKKLLVLALAAIMMLGLVACGGNEELTDTARIEENGKMLIGYTIYEPMNYMEDGKLTGFDTEFAEAVCEKLGVEAEFIEINWDTKFVTLDSNKIDCIWNGMTISDEVKKNCAVSKAYVKNAQVVVMKEDMLEQYKDAESMKDLKFAAEAGSAGETAIKENGLDANYAPVALQSDALLAVAGGQADACVIDITMAKSMTADGTSYEDMGYAVELTSEEYGIGFRSDSDLTAKVDGIIDELKADGTLDALAEKYGLNLAL